In a genomic window of Streptomyces pristinaespiralis:
- a CDS encoding beta/alpha barrel domain-containing protein — protein MTSSRFIEALLGAERPLVMEVKRRDAHGIDLMSGRTPADIVAGYEAAGAPCISVVTGRWFGGTPDLLRDVARLTELPLLQKDFITRRDQLETARALGASAVLLTAALLPASSMRSLVTAALRTGLTPFVEITGEAELEHVPHADECVIAVNNKDIKTREQDSGDIGRSLALLPALTAAGTPCPVSASAIDTPETAARLLRAGYRGLLIATALLRTEDLHAWPTVSGTRHAPAA, from the coding sequence ATGACGTCGTCCCGCTTCATCGAAGCCCTGCTCGGCGCCGAACGCCCCCTGGTCATGGAGGTCAAGCGGCGCGACGCGCACGGCATCGACCTCATGTCGGGCCGCACCCCCGCCGACATCGTCGCCGGCTACGAGGCCGCCGGCGCCCCCTGCATCTCCGTGGTCACCGGACGCTGGTTCGGCGGCACCCCCGACCTGCTGCGCGACGTCGCCCGGCTCACCGAACTCCCGCTGCTCCAGAAGGACTTCATCACCCGCCGCGACCAGCTCGAGACCGCCAGGGCCCTCGGCGCGTCCGCCGTGCTGCTCACCGCCGCCCTGCTGCCCGCCTCCAGCATGCGCTCCCTGGTCACCGCGGCCCTGCGCACCGGCCTCACCCCGTTCGTCGAGATCACCGGCGAGGCCGAGCTCGAACACGTCCCGCACGCCGACGAGTGCGTGATCGCCGTCAACAACAAGGACATCAAGACCCGCGAACAGGACAGTGGCGACATCGGCCGCAGCCTGGCCCTGCTGCCCGCCCTGACCGCCGCCGGCACCCCCTGCCCGGTCAGCGCCAGCGCGATCGACACCCCCGAGACCGCCGCCCGCCTGCTGCGGGCCGGCTACCGGGGCCTGCTCATCGCCACCGCCCTGCTGCGCACCGAGGACCTGCACGCCTGGCCCACCGTCAGCGGCACCCGCCATGCCCCGGCCGCCTGA
- a CDS encoding MGH1-like glycoside hydrolase domain-containing protein: MPPQTGPSQTAPAAGLEELRRRAAEVLLGNWTGASTVPSPALYPHQWSWDSAFIAIGLRHLSPERAQRELETLLAAQWDDGRVPHIVFNPAVPLGAYFPSPDFWRSSTAGRAAGAPAATETSGIVQPPVHALAAWLVHRSDPDLSRRRGFLERAWPALVAWHDYLRRCRDFGGDGLAAVLHPWEPGMDNSPCWDEPLDRVEPAPAGSFRRADLGHGDRADRPTDLDYGRYVALAAHYRDHGYRDAGTEHAFVVEDPGFNALLALSENALAAIAGELGRDAAPHRSRARRLTAALVERLWDEEAGLFLCRDVRTGTLVRDRSVTGLLPLALPSLPGPVAQALVRTMTGPHFGLGTACGLVPSYDLRGRAFDASRYWRGPAWFNVNWLLERGLRQHGETGLADALEQAVLASAGGSGFAEYVDPHTGQARGATGFSWTAAVVLDLLARTGRAAEAQAGTAAGAAAAVAKAGG; the protein is encoded by the coding sequence ATCCCGCCGCAGACCGGGCCGTCGCAGACCGCCCCGGCCGCCGGGCTCGAGGAGCTGCGCCGGCGGGCCGCCGAGGTGCTGCTGGGCAACTGGACGGGAGCTTCGACCGTCCCCTCCCCCGCCCTGTATCCGCACCAGTGGAGCTGGGACTCGGCGTTCATCGCCATCGGGCTGCGTCATCTGTCGCCCGAGCGTGCCCAGCGCGAACTGGAGACGCTGCTGGCCGCCCAGTGGGACGACGGACGCGTCCCGCACATCGTCTTCAACCCGGCCGTGCCGCTCGGGGCGTACTTCCCGAGCCCCGACTTCTGGCGGTCCTCCACGGCGGGACGGGCGGCGGGCGCCCCCGCCGCGACCGAGACGTCCGGCATCGTGCAGCCGCCCGTGCACGCGCTGGCCGCCTGGCTGGTCCACCGCAGCGATCCGGACCTCTCGCGCCGCCGGGGCTTCCTGGAGCGCGCCTGGCCGGCGCTGGTGGCCTGGCACGACTATCTGCGGCGCTGCCGCGACTTCGGCGGCGACGGGCTGGCTGCCGTGCTCCACCCGTGGGAGCCCGGCATGGACAACAGCCCCTGCTGGGACGAGCCCCTCGACCGTGTGGAGCCGGCCCCGGCCGGCTCCTTCCGACGGGCCGACCTCGGGCACGGCGACCGTGCGGACCGGCCCACCGATCTGGACTACGGCCGCTATGTCGCGCTGGCCGCGCACTACCGGGACCACGGCTACCGCGACGCGGGCACGGAGCACGCGTTCGTCGTCGAGGACCCCGGGTTCAACGCGCTGCTCGCCCTGTCGGAGAACGCCCTGGCGGCCATCGCCGGCGAGCTGGGGCGGGACGCCGCACCGCACCGGTCCCGGGCGCGGCGTCTGACCGCCGCGCTGGTGGAGCGGCTGTGGGACGAGGAGGCCGGGCTGTTCCTGTGCCGGGACGTGCGCACCGGCACCCTGGTGCGTGACAGGAGCGTCACCGGTCTGCTGCCGCTGGCGCTTCCCTCGCTTCCCGGGCCCGTCGCGCAGGCGTTGGTGCGCACCATGACGGGGCCGCATTTCGGGCTCGGTACGGCCTGTGGGCTGGTGCCCAGCTACGACCTGCGCGGCCGGGCCTTCGACGCGTCCCGCTACTGGCGCGGGCCGGCCTGGTTCAACGTGAACTGGCTCCTGGAGCGGGGGCTGCGGCAGCACGGCGAGACCGGCCTGGCCGACGCCCTGGAGCAGGCGGTGCTCGCCTCCGCCGGTGGTTCCGGTTTCGCCGAGTACGTCGATCCGCACACCGGGCAGGCGCGCGGGGCGACCGGCTTCAGCTGGACCGCCGCCGTCGTCCTCGATCTGCTGGCCCGCACCGGCCGGGCCGCGGAGGCGCAGGCCGGTACCGCGGCCGGTGCGGCGGCCGCGGTGGCAAAGGCCGGCGGGTGA
- a CDS encoding acyl-CoA dehydrogenase family protein, with the protein MIRWNTEQTEFREGLARWGEALSADHIELDEQATFSWDKWKLIQKTGILALPFEEEHGGLGQSLLTTMYVLEGLGEHCQDAGLNFSVTTTLASTGIPLTRFGTPEQKERYLPLISSGEAIGAHAITESEGGSDAMAMTTRAERDGDHFVLNGSKTFVSNGPVADVFVVYARTRPDGGALGVSAFLVDRDTPGLTVGKPIKKMGLRTSPLSELYFDDCRIPRTRVLGRVGGGFIVLDHVMKREVLFSFVVNAGEMQHRLDRCLEYAKTRRSFGKPIGSHQSIANKIVDTKIGLETARKWLYDTAQRLDDGENVTIDLAIAKLLTSQANVASSLAAVQIFGGHGYMSEYGLEQGVRNAVGGTIYSGTNEIQYNRIASMLGLGT; encoded by the coding sequence GTGATCCGATGGAACACCGAGCAGACCGAGTTCCGCGAAGGTCTGGCACGGTGGGGTGAGGCGCTCAGCGCCGACCACATAGAACTGGACGAGCAGGCCACGTTCTCCTGGGACAAGTGGAAACTGATCCAGAAGACCGGCATCCTCGCCCTGCCCTTCGAGGAGGAACACGGCGGCCTCGGCCAGTCCCTCCTCACCACCATGTACGTCCTCGAAGGACTCGGGGAACACTGCCAGGACGCCGGCCTGAACTTCTCGGTGACCACCACCCTGGCCAGCACCGGCATCCCCCTCACCCGGTTCGGCACGCCCGAACAGAAAGAGAGGTACCTGCCCCTGATCTCCTCGGGCGAGGCGATCGGCGCCCACGCCATCACCGAGTCCGAGGGCGGCTCGGACGCGATGGCGATGACCACCCGCGCCGAACGCGACGGCGACCACTTCGTGCTGAACGGCAGCAAGACGTTCGTCAGCAACGGTCCCGTCGCCGACGTGTTCGTCGTCTACGCCCGCACCCGCCCCGACGGCGGAGCGCTCGGTGTCAGCGCGTTCCTCGTGGACCGCGACACCCCCGGCCTCACCGTCGGAAAGCCGATCAAGAAAATGGGCCTGCGGACCTCGCCGTTGAGCGAGCTCTACTTCGACGACTGCCGGATCCCGAGGACCCGTGTCCTCGGCCGGGTCGGCGGCGGGTTCATCGTCCTCGACCACGTGATGAAACGGGAGGTCCTGTTCTCCTTCGTCGTCAACGCGGGCGAGATGCAGCACCGGCTGGACCGCTGCCTCGAGTACGCGAAGACCCGCCGTTCCTTCGGCAAACCCATCGGCTCCCACCAATCGATCGCCAACAAGATCGTCGATACCAAGATCGGCCTGGAGACAGCCCGCAAATGGCTGTACGACACCGCCCAGCGCCTCGACGACGGCGAGAACGTCACCATCGACCTGGCCATTGCCAAACTCCTCACCAGCCAGGCCAACGTGGCCAGTTCCCTGGCCGCCGTGCAGATCTTCGGCGGGCACGGATACATGTCCGAGTACGGGCTCGAGCAGGGCGTGCGCAACGCGGTCGGCGGCACGATCTACTCGGGCACCAACGAGATCCAGTACAACCGCATCGCCTCGATGCTCGGCCTGGGCACGTGA
- a CDS encoding ectoine synthase has product MIIRDIEDVKTVDWGNGVSRRFLLASDGVGYSLTDTVVLAGTKSRLEYRNHLEACYCIAGSGEVIELDGTSHPITPGRMYALDQHDAHYLVASPHEDLRLVCVFSPALNGDETHSLDEHVSSAY; this is encoded by the coding sequence ATGATCATTCGCGACATCGAGGACGTGAAGACCGTCGACTGGGGCAACGGAGTCAGCCGCCGATTCCTCCTCGCCTCCGACGGCGTCGGCTACTCGCTCACCGACACCGTCGTCCTGGCCGGCACCAAGTCCCGCCTCGAGTACCGCAACCACCTCGAGGCCTGCTACTGCATCGCCGGCTCCGGAGAGGTCATCGAGCTCGACGGCACCTCCCACCCCATCACCCCGGGCCGCATGTACGCGCTCGACCAGCACGACGCCCACTACCTGGTGGCCAGCCCCCACGAGGACCTGCGGCTCGTGTGCGTCTTCAGCCCGGCGCTCAACGGCGACGAGACCCACAGTCTCGACGAGCACGTCTCCTCCGCGTACTGA
- a CDS encoding anthranilate phosphoribosyltransferase — protein sequence MHPALTGLLAGAPVTERETWRSLWDRLGDGTLEKEQAVALLASLTTSLPGHQTLDALLESLRERRTTPPPGPWPGTVNIVGTGGGPATFNISTAAAVTAAATGVRVVKTGSRAYTSSLGSVDLLERLGIRLTASYRQTEQMLEQHGIAFAGPFVYPAELTRLARTVAPLGMKPFGRFLNALGPFLADLPVTAQVTGVSAAMPLPVLRELARTFTGRRIWLTSNDQGADELLGFADNTVHLDDGSVRRLRPGELTGPGGTFDALRPVPPADAADHFLAVLAGTAHPAATDTVCLNAAALVLAAGPSGDWPSALAATREAVASGAARALADRLRTAPRSPVPAAGTPAAR from the coding sequence ATGCATCCCGCGCTCACCGGCCTGCTCGCAGGCGCCCCGGTGACCGAGCGCGAGACCTGGAGATCACTGTGGGACCGGCTCGGTGACGGCACGCTCGAAAAGGAGCAGGCCGTCGCCCTGCTGGCCTCCCTGACCACCAGCCTCCCCGGCCACCAGACCCTTGACGCCCTGCTGGAGTCCCTGCGGGAGCGCAGAACCACGCCCCCGCCCGGCCCCTGGCCCGGCACCGTCAACATCGTCGGCACCGGCGGAGGACCCGCCACCTTCAACATCTCCACCGCCGCCGCCGTCACCGCCGCGGCCACCGGCGTACGGGTCGTCAAGACCGGCTCCCGCGCCTACACCTCCAGCCTCGGCTCCGTCGACCTGCTGGAACGGCTCGGGATCCGCCTGACCGCCTCCTACCGGCAGACCGAGCAGATGCTCGAACAGCACGGCATCGCCTTCGCCGGCCCGTTCGTCTACCCGGCCGAACTGACCCGCCTGGCCCGCACGGTGGCACCGCTCGGCATGAAACCGTTCGGCCGCTTCCTCAACGCGCTCGGCCCCTTCCTCGCCGACCTGCCGGTCACCGCCCAGGTCACCGGCGTCAGCGCCGCCATGCCGCTGCCCGTGCTGCGCGAACTCGCCCGCACGTTCACCGGCCGGCGGATCTGGCTGACCTCCAACGACCAGGGCGCCGACGAACTCCTCGGCTTCGCCGACAACACCGTCCACCTCGACGACGGCAGCGTCCGGCGGCTCCGGCCGGGCGAACTCACCGGCCCCGGCGGCACGTTCGACGCCCTGCGCCCCGTGCCGCCCGCCGACGCCGCGGACCACTTCCTCGCCGTCCTCGCCGGCACCGCCCACCCCGCCGCCACCGACACCGTGTGCCTCAACGCCGCGGCCCTCGTCCTCGCCGCCGGCCCTTCGGGCGACTGGCCGAGCGCACTCGCCGCCACCCGCGAGGCCGTCGCCTCGGGCGCCGCCCGCGCCCTGGCCGACCGGCTGCGCACCGCACCGCGCAGCCCCGTCCCGGCGGCGGGCACACCCGCCGCCCGATGA
- a CDS encoding phosphopantetheine-binding protein — protein sequence MSHNDTIKKFVIEEFLPDLGVHELADDHDLLSDGVIDSLGVLKLIAWVEDHFQLAVGDADLDPDNFRSVRAIDAFIEDARQGVNS from the coding sequence ATGAGCCACAACGACACCATCAAGAAGTTCGTCATCGAGGAATTCCTGCCCGACCTTGGTGTCCACGAGCTTGCCGACGACCACGACCTGCTCTCCGACGGCGTCATCGACTCCCTCGGCGTGCTCAAGCTCATCGCCTGGGTCGAGGACCACTTCCAGCTCGCCGTCGGCGACGCCGACCTGGACCCCGACAACTTCCGCAGCGTGCGCGCCATCGACGCCTTCATCGAGGACGCCCGCCAGGGGGTGAACAGCTAG
- a CDS encoding AMP-binding protein — translation MNTPAGLVAGFLTQVRHRPDATALIHGGEPTTYRALYEAAGRERERLAVLGAAPHDTVGVLARTSPAAIALVLAGLLSQRPLLLPSPAPAGRLADLAAQAGCARVLVPAGEPRPVRLPPSAADALPRPAGERPALLFTTSGTTAPPRIVPLARTAVDRFTTWAAGRFGIGPGTTVLGTGHLAAASSLLDLWTPLAAGATVVLAEPGRAADAAGLLELLTRHDIHLVAARPTLHAPLTDAARVAGTTLSGVRHVVFTGRALPDRTVAALPHLLPGARLHNLYGCTETSPSLVHEIDTSATVFPPVPVGRPLPGVRTLLIGAPSTPVHGPGTGELYVSTPFQSPGYLGRAPHRDPFTTHPLGADDGRTWFRTGDLVRRDADGLLHLTGRAGDTRTTVRGNRHRTGTPAPAVRRPAAAGRPPATTRRAGRAAPGRPHEPIPVQGRTS, via the coding sequence ATGAACACGCCCGCCGGCCTCGTCGCCGGCTTCCTCACCCAGGTGCGCCACCGCCCCGACGCCACCGCCCTGATCCACGGCGGCGAACCCACCACCTACCGCGCCCTGTACGAGGCGGCCGGCCGCGAACGCGAACGCCTCGCGGTCCTGGGCGCGGCGCCCCACGACACCGTCGGCGTCCTCGCCCGCACCTCACCCGCCGCGATCGCCCTCGTCCTGGCCGGCCTGCTGTCCCAGCGCCCCCTCCTGCTGCCCTCCCCGGCCCCCGCCGGACGGCTCGCGGACCTGGCCGCCCAGGCAGGCTGCGCCCGCGTCCTGGTCCCCGCCGGCGAACCACGCCCCGTCCGCCTGCCGCCGTCGGCGGCCGACGCCCTGCCCCGCCCCGCCGGCGAACGGCCCGCCCTGCTGTTCACCACATCCGGCACCACCGCACCGCCCAGGATCGTGCCGCTGGCACGCACGGCCGTGGACCGCTTCACCACCTGGGCCGCCGGCCGCTTCGGCATCGGCCCCGGCACCACCGTCCTCGGCACCGGCCACCTCGCCGCCGCGTCGAGCCTCCTCGACCTGTGGACCCCGCTCGCCGCCGGCGCCACCGTCGTCCTCGCCGAACCGGGCCGGGCCGCGGACGCCGCCGGCCTGCTGGAACTCCTCACCCGCCACGACATCCACCTCGTGGCCGCCCGCCCCACGCTCCACGCACCGCTCACCGACGCCGCCCGCGTCGCCGGCACCACCCTCAGCGGCGTCCGCCACGTCGTGTTCACCGGCCGCGCCCTGCCCGACCGCACCGTCGCCGCGCTGCCGCACCTGCTCCCCGGCGCACGCCTGCACAACCTCTACGGCTGCACCGAGACCAGCCCCAGCCTCGTCCACGAGATCGACACCAGCGCCACCGTCTTCCCGCCCGTCCCCGTCGGCCGGCCCCTGCCCGGCGTGCGGACCCTCCTCATCGGCGCCCCCAGCACACCCGTCCACGGCCCCGGCACCGGCGAACTGTACGTCTCCACCCCCTTCCAGTCGCCCGGCTACCTCGGCCGCGCCCCCCACCGCGACCCCTTCACCACCCACCCGCTGGGCGCCGACGACGGCCGCACCTGGTTCCGCACCGGCGACCTGGTCCGCCGCGACGCCGACGGCCTGCTCCACCTGACCGGTCGCGCCGGCGACACCCGGACCACCGTCCGCGGCAACCGGCACCGCACCGGCACGCCCGCCCCCGCCGTCCGGCGGCCCGCCGCCGCAGGGCGGCCCCCCGCCACCACCCGACGCGCCGGACGCGCCGCGCCCGGCCGACCGCACGAACCGATCCCAGTCCAAGGAAGGACGTCATGA
- a CDS encoding MaoC family dehydratase, producing the protein MTTTPALARTAQRTASAAEIDAYRTAVRPGLPPAASRDASPVHTFVLAHTLADKAVRALTAGEESTSVVHLGQDIRLERPVRPREQVTVQLDITGARREARGTRIAVRSRLTGDDGTAFAELTTHALLLGARATEPFGDIPPAAAPGPAGPNGEPATARHTLTEETIRAYAHASGDLNPIHLDAEAARAAGFDTVIAHGMSVVALALEEIADRYADGDITRIHALGGRFSAPVAPGVPLDITLQPDDTRTVVRFTCRTPGGPAVKSGWAHLR; encoded by the coding sequence ATGACGACGACCCCCGCCCTCGCCCGCACCGCGCAACGCACCGCGAGCGCCGCCGAGATCGACGCCTACCGCACCGCCGTCCGCCCCGGCCTCCCGCCGGCGGCGAGCCGCGACGCCTCACCCGTGCACACCTTCGTCCTCGCCCACACCCTCGCCGACAAGGCCGTGCGCGCCCTCACCGCCGGGGAGGAGAGCACCTCCGTCGTCCACCTCGGCCAGGACATCCGCCTCGAGCGGCCCGTACGGCCCCGCGAACAGGTCACCGTCCAGCTCGACATCACCGGCGCCCGCCGCGAGGCCCGCGGCACCCGCATCGCCGTACGCAGCCGCCTCACCGGCGACGACGGCACCGCCTTCGCCGAACTCACCACCCACGCCCTGCTCCTCGGCGCCAGAGCCACCGAACCGTTCGGCGACATCCCCCCGGCCGCCGCCCCCGGCCCGGCCGGCCCGAACGGCGAACCGGCCACCGCCCGCCACACCCTCACCGAAGAAACGATCCGCGCCTACGCCCACGCCTCCGGCGACCTCAACCCCATCCACCTCGACGCGGAAGCCGCCCGCGCCGCCGGCTTCGACACCGTCATCGCCCACGGCATGAGCGTGGTCGCCCTCGCCCTGGAGGAGATCGCCGACCGCTACGCCGACGGCGACATCACCCGCATCCACGCCCTCGGCGGCCGCTTCTCCGCCCCCGTGGCACCCGGCGTCCCCCTCGACATCACCCTCCAGCCCGACGACACCCGCACCGTGGTGCGCTTCACCTGCCGCACCCCGGGCGGACCCGCCGTCAAAAGCGGCTGGGCCCACCTGCGATGA
- a CDS encoding RNA-guided endonuclease InsQ/TnpB family protein, giving the protein MKATPVKRAFKYRFSPTDAQAAELLRTFGCVRKVYNMALAARTEAWTRQQRVNYNATSAMLTAWKKTEDLAYLNHVSSVPLQQCLRHLQAAFSNFFAKRARYPRFKSRRKSRASAEYTSSAFRFRDGRLYLAKMSEPLDILWSRPLPQGARPSTVTVSRDSAGRWFVSMLCEDASVKPLPPADAAVGIDAGLHHLVTLSTGEKISNPRHERRDRSRLAKAQRALSRRSRGNGTNRAKARRKVARIHAQIADRRRDALHKLTTRLVRENQTLVIEDLTVRNMVKNSSLARAISDAAWSELRTMLEYKCAWYGRNLVAVDRWFPSSRLCSDCGALQGRMPLSVRTWTCACGTTHDRDVNAAKNLLAAGLAVSVCGAGVRPQRETSRTGQSATKQKPSQREP; this is encoded by the coding sequence GTGAAGGCCACCCCTGTGAAGCGGGCGTTCAAGTACCGCTTCAGCCCGACCGATGCGCAGGCAGCCGAGCTGTTGCGCACGTTCGGATGCGTGCGGAAGGTCTACAACATGGCGCTCGCTGCGCGTACTGAGGCGTGGACGCGGCAGCAGCGGGTCAACTACAACGCCACGTCGGCGATGCTGACCGCGTGGAAAAAGACCGAGGATCTGGCCTACCTCAACCACGTCTCTTCCGTCCCGCTCCAGCAGTGCCTTCGGCACCTGCAGGCGGCGTTCAGCAACTTCTTCGCCAAGCGGGCCAGGTACCCGCGTTTCAAGTCCAGGCGAAAGTCCCGCGCCAGTGCCGAGTACACATCCAGCGCGTTCCGGTTCCGGGACGGGCGGCTGTACCTGGCCAAGATGTCCGAGCCGCTGGACATCTTGTGGTCCCGTCCCCTGCCCCAGGGTGCTCGGCCGTCCACCGTGACGGTCTCCCGCGACAGTGCTGGACGTTGGTTCGTTTCCATGCTGTGCGAGGACGCGAGCGTCAAGCCGCTCCCGCCGGCGGATGCGGCAGTCGGGATCGACGCTGGTCTCCATCACCTGGTGACGCTCTCCACCGGTGAGAAGATCTCCAACCCACGGCACGAACGCCGTGACCGTTCCCGTCTCGCCAAGGCACAGCGGGCACTGTCCCGCAGGTCCAGGGGCAACGGCACCAACCGGGCCAAGGCCCGGCGCAAAGTGGCACGGATTCATGCACAAATTGCGGACCGCCGCCGTGACGCCCTGCACAAACTGACCACTCGACTCGTGCGCGAAAACCAAACGCTCGTGATCGAGGACCTGACCGTGCGCAACATGGTCAAGAACAGCAGCCTCGCCCGTGCCATCAGCGATGCGGCCTGGTCCGAGCTGCGCACCATGTTGGAGTACAAGTGTGCCTGGTACGGGCGAAACCTGGTGGCCGTGGACCGCTGGTTCCCCTCCTCCAGGCTGTGCTCCGACTGCGGCGCCCTGCAGGGCAGGATGCCGCTGAGCGTCCGCACCTGGACGTGTGCCTGCGGCACGACCCATGACCGGGACGTGAACGCCGCGAAGAATCTTCTGGCGGCCGGGCTGGCCGTGTCTGTCTGTGGAGCTGGTGTAAGACCTCAACGGGAGACCTCCCGGACGGGGCAGTCGGCAACGAAGCAGAAACCCTCACAGCGCGAGCCGTGA
- a CDS encoding beta-ketoacyl-[acyl-carrier-protein] synthase family protein — translation MATSTPPPVVITGIGVVTPAGCTPDALWAALRAGRSTAARLTHLDLDRHRVRIGCRVSGLDDVGLVGAKDARRMDPFALYGTTAALAAHRDAGAPAPDPHRTAVVVGNAVGGRATSDLESAHFSEHGPHRVNPLMPLMTMPNAAAAQIAMRLSWTGPATTIATTCASGADAIGQARLLLQTHRADVVIAGGCESTLTPVTLAGFGNLNAVSLRNDEPEQASRPFDADRDGFVMGEGAGFVVLERADDARARGARPYAEVAGYGATCDAHHLSMPLPDGSGAAGAMTAALADAGLTPADIAHINAHGTSTPHNDRAEAAALAKVFGTGCPPVTAPKGVLGHLIGAAGAVEAVAAVLAMREREVPPTANHHRLEPGMDIDVVHHRPRTIASGPALSNSFGFGGHNAALVVAPV, via the coding sequence ATGGCAACCTCCACCCCACCCCCGGTCGTGATCACCGGCATCGGCGTGGTCACACCGGCGGGCTGCACCCCGGACGCACTGTGGGCCGCGCTGCGCGCCGGCCGCTCCACCGCCGCCCGCCTCACCCACCTCGACCTCGACCGCCACCGGGTACGGATCGGCTGCCGCGTCAGCGGACTCGACGACGTCGGCCTCGTCGGCGCCAAGGACGCCCGACGGATGGACCCGTTCGCCCTGTACGGAACCACCGCCGCCCTCGCCGCCCACCGCGACGCGGGCGCCCCCGCCCCCGACCCGCACCGCACCGCCGTCGTGGTGGGCAACGCGGTCGGCGGCCGGGCCACCAGCGACCTGGAGTCCGCCCACTTCTCCGAACACGGCCCGCACCGCGTCAACCCGCTGATGCCGCTGATGACGATGCCCAACGCGGCCGCCGCCCAGATCGCCATGCGCCTTTCCTGGACCGGCCCCGCCACCACCATCGCCACCACCTGCGCCAGCGGCGCCGACGCGATCGGCCAGGCCCGGCTGCTGCTGCAGACCCACCGCGCCGACGTGGTCATCGCCGGCGGCTGCGAGTCCACCCTCACCCCCGTCACCCTCGCCGGGTTCGGCAACCTCAACGCCGTGTCCCTGCGCAACGACGAACCCGAGCAGGCCAGCCGCCCCTTCGACGCGGACCGCGACGGCTTCGTGATGGGGGAGGGCGCCGGCTTCGTCGTCCTCGAACGCGCCGACGACGCCCGCGCCAGAGGCGCCCGCCCCTACGCCGAGGTCGCCGGCTACGGCGCCACCTGCGACGCCCACCACCTGTCGATGCCGCTGCCCGACGGCTCCGGCGCCGCCGGCGCCATGACCGCCGCCCTCGCCGACGCCGGCCTCACCCCCGCGGACATCGCCCACATCAACGCCCACGGCACCTCCACACCCCACAACGACCGGGCCGAAGCGGCCGCCCTGGCCAAGGTGTTCGGCACCGGCTGCCCGCCGGTCACCGCACCCAAGGGCGTCCTCGGCCACCTGATCGGCGCCGCCGGCGCCGTCGAGGCCGTCGCCGCCGTCCTCGCCATGCGCGAACGCGAGGTACCGCCCACCGCCAACCACCACCGCCTGGAGCCAGGAATGGACATCGACGTGGTCCACCACCGCCCCCGAACCATCGCCTCCGGGCCCGCCCTGTCGAACTCGTTCGGCTTCGGCGGCCACAACGCCGCCCTGGTGGTGGCGCCGGTTTGA